One Brassica napus cultivar Da-Ae chromosome A5, Da-Ae, whole genome shotgun sequence DNA window includes the following coding sequences:
- the LOC111216091 gene encoding putative nuclease HARBI1 isoform X1, producing MSSSSSDEVEERLDEIIDDIIDETYINIVEGQPSKPRTRAYIERDREIGHNQLWNDYFSEDATFPPYLFRRRFRMNKELFLRIVHRLSEHVPFFQQRRDATGRFGLSPLQKCTAAIRLLAYGSAADAVDEYLRVGESTAISCLKHFNEGIIRLFGAEYLRRPTEEDLQRLLHIGEIRGFPGMVGSIDCMHWRWKNCPTAWKGQYTRGSTKPSIVLEAVASQDLWIWHAFFGLPGTLNDINVLDRSPVFDDIIQGRAPRVEYVVNGHMYNLAYYLTDGIYPNWSTFIQSISLPQGPKAELFAKVQESIRKDVERAFGVLQARFAIVKNPALSWDQEQIGKTMRACIILHNMIVENERDGYNTQYDTSEFEEGDVASSSRVHKSRGTDIPPSINEMRAIRFQVRETETHHQLKNDLIENIWNKFGDEN from the coding sequence atgtcatcATCGTCGTCCGATGAAGTTGAAGAAAGATTGGACGAAATTATCGACGATATCATAGACGAAACCTACATCAACATTGTGGAAGGCCAACCCTCTAAGCCGAGGACACGCGCTTATATAGAACGAGACCGCGAAATAGGACACAACCAATTATGGAATGATTACTTCAGCGAAGATGCGACATTTCCGCCATATTTATTCAGACGCCGTTTCCGTATGAACAAAGAATTATTCTTGCGTATTGTCCATCGCCTCTCAGAACACGTTCCATTctttcaacaaagaagagatgcaaCGGGGAGGTTTGGTCTTTCTCCACTACAAAAATGTACGGCTGCTATTCGTCTCCTAGCTTATGGTTCTGCAGCTGACGCGGTTGATGAATATCTCAGAGTTGGTGAAAGCACGGCAATTTCGTGTTTAAAGCATTTTAATGAAGGAATAATTCGGTTATTTGGTGCTGAGTATCTACGAAGACCGACAGAAGAGGATCTTCAGCGACTACTCCATATTGGAGAGATACGCGGGTTTCCTGGGATGGtaggaagcatcgactgtatgcattggagGTGGAAAAATTGCCCAACGGCTTGGAAAGGACAGTATACCCGGGGATCAACAAAACCGTCAATTGTGTTAGAGGCAgtagcttcacaagatctttggatatggcacgctttCTTCGGTcttccaggtaccttaaacgatattaatgtcctcgatcggtctcctgtttttgatgacattattcAAGGTCGGGCTCCGAGGGTAGAGTACGTGGTCAACGGACACATGTATAATTTGGCGTACTACCTCACAGACGGTATTTATCCAAactggtcaacatttatccaatctatctcactccctcaaggtcctaaagcagagttatttgctaaagttcaagaatcaatccgaaaagatgtggagcgggcttttggagttTTACAAGCTCGATTTGCGATTGTGAAAAACCCGGCACTTTCATGGGACCAGGAACAGATAGGGAAGactatgagagcatgtatcatattgcacaatatgatagtcgaaaatgaacgagatggatacaacACTCAGTACGATACatctgaatttgaagaaggagaTGTAGCCAGCAGTTCACGAGTGCATAAGTCTCGTGGTACAGACATCCCTCCAAGCATCAATGAAATGCGTGCCATTCGGTTTCAGGTTCGCGAGACGGAAACACATCACCAATTGAAGAAtgatttaattgaaaatatttggaacaaatttggGGATGAAAATTAA
- the LOC106411750 gene encoding uncharacterized protein LOC106411750, producing the protein MEKKREICEYRERLDKTLSSPDLTNDQTLKTLIRQQLDQECSVYVLDQRVSDLSSILEKLRSASAKDQDLSQSTNEASRGDWKVKHDHEDCRVMYREGLEGSPFHTLLVEGYMDGPIQDCLCVSWESSLYEKWWPISAFPAFRILKTKSLQKENINEQICLVRMKVPWPMANREAVLQFFLFEYFKDGLVIILLNSISAPEVENFEKKGVYEAADAVRVDLVGGVAIQKVSLERSYLRYISEIDIKLDLVPTSLINLVSRQLLGNGFKLFKKTIGSVAKSDDYRRVLADPLYTMIRQALYSTDEICQANVFHGQDESGCKRDDHEIEEEECGDDEDEDENKSVSSSSFGEEDESYIGKTYNGKTLFCISPEVKQALGTLEKVITMVRKSRTDNNNKTSSTSLEEEASSSSPKLHLERAEIVSSSKVCTQGPNTEVLDEASLTHYHHHHNNNNNNNRRSGSSSFAREGNKIAPTTTPEVTRITISQATTLFNQTEENSDDKPSGLNGGKSSVLQRKRKPGCFRIRSWMRRT; encoded by the exons ATGGAGAAGAAACGAGAGATCTGTGAGTACAGAGAGAGACTTGACAAGACCTTGTCGTCTCCCGACCTCACCAATGACCAAACTCTCAAAACGTTAATCAGACAACAACTCGATCAAG AGTGTAGTGTGTATGTATTGGATCAAAGAGTATCTGATCTATCTAGTATTCTTGAGAAGCTTAGGAGTGCATCAGCAAAGGATCAAGATTTGTCTCAATCAACCAATGAAGCATCGCGTGGTGATTGGAAA GTGAAACATGATCATGAAGACTGTCGTGTTATGTACCGTGAAGGACTTGAAGGAAGTCCGTTCCACACATTGCTCGTTGAAGGTTACATGGATGGCCCTATCCAAGACT GTTTATGTGTATCATGGGAATCATCACTCTACGAGAAATG GTGGCCAATCTCTGCATTTCCAGCATTCAGAATCTTAAAAACTAAAAGTTTGCAAAAGGAAAATATCAATGAACAGATATGTTTAGTGAG GATGAAAGTACCGTGGCCAATGGCAAACAGAGAAGCTGTTTTGCAGTTTTTCTTATTCGAATACTTTAAAGACGGTTTAGTCATCATTCTACTCAACTCG ATCTCAGCACCAGAAGTAGAGAACTTCGAAAAGAAGGGTGTTTATGAAGCAGCGGATGCTGTGAGGGTTGATTTAGTAGGCGGCGTTGCTATACAAAAGGTGTCATTGGAGAGAAGTTACTTAAG ATACATATCGGAGATCGATATAAAGCTGGACTTGGTCCCTACATCTCTAATAAATTTGGTGTCTAGGCAGCTCCTCGGCAACGGTTTCAAACTTTTCAAGAag ACCATTGGTTCGGTGGCTAAATCTGATGACTACAGGAGAGTTTTAGCTGATCCATTGTATACTATGATACGTCAAGCTCTGTATTCTACTGATGAAATCTGCCAAGCAAATGTGTTCCATGGCCAAGATGAAAGTGGTTGCAAAAGAGATGATCATGAGATTGAGGAAGAAGAATgtggtgatgatgaagatgaagatgagaataaaagtgtttcttcttcttcttttggagAGGAGGATGAAAGTTACATTGGGAAGACCTACAATGGTAAAACACTTTTCTGCATAAGTCCAGAGGTGAAGCAAGCTTTAGGGACATTAGAGAAAGTGATAACAATGGTTAGAAAATCCAGaacagataataataataagacatCATCAACATCTTTAGAAGAAGAAGCATCCTCATCATCACCAAAGCTACATTTAGAAAGAGCTGAGATTGTTTCAAGCAGCAAAGTTTGTACTCAAGGTCCTAACACTGAGGTTCTTGATGAAGCGTCACTCACACATtatcaccaccaccacaacaacaacaacaacaacaatcg GCGAAGTGGATCAAGTTCTTTTGCAAGAGAAGGCAACAAAATAGCTCCTACGACAACCCCTGAGGTCACTAGGATAACAATCTCACAAGCCACAACTCTTTTCAACCAAACAGAAGAGAACAGTGACGACAAGCCAAGCGGATTAAATGGAGGTAAGAGCTCGGTTCTGCAGAGAAAACGTAAACCAGGCTGCTTCAGAATCAGGTCATGGATGAGAAGGACCTGA
- the LOC106395951 gene encoding aluminum-activated malate transporter 8-like yields MEMDLNAQVKKACFLQRLKDFPSKLKDGVTKHIKHVQKFGKDDPRRIIHSIKVGLSLTLVSMLYYVRPLYNSFGVSGMWAILTVVVVSEFTVGGTLSKGLNRAFATLIAGALGVGAVHLARLCGHKGEPIVLGILVFSLGAAATFSRFFPRIKQRYDYGALIFILTFSMVAVSGYRTDEILVIAYQRLSTILIGGTICILVSIFVFPVWAGEDLHKMVANNIIKLANSLEGFEGEYFPSSEKTSKGTNSSVREYKSILTSKSTEDTLANLARWEPGHGRFRLRHPWTKYLKIAGLVRQCAIHFEVLNGCVLSDAKAPQDFISKIQEPCSIISREAGEALKAIAKSIKTMSRYHVCVNTHIKNSKNAIENLRLALKVSFPETDKDLLEIIPVVTMASTLIDIVSYVEKISESVDEFSVLAHFKENLDPKLSPELGQHHLLHKGTVKPVLEGDNEEECNNSPHVVIAVHDEQPPTVNENNVNLGAEKTTVVVV; encoded by the exons ATGGAAATGGATTTGAATGCACAAGTGAAGAAGGCATGTTTCTTGCAAAGGCTTAAGGATTTCCCTAGCAAGCTCAAAGACGGTGTCACCAAGCACATAAAGCATGTGCAAAAGTTTGGGAAAGATGACCCAAGAAGGATCATCCATTCCATAAAAGTGGGACTTTCTCTCACATTAGTTTCAATGTTGTACTATGTAAGGCCACTCTATAATAGCTTTGGGGTTTCCGGTATGTGGGCAATACTAACCGTAGTCGTGGTCTCCGAGTTCACTGTTG GTGGGACACTTTCAAAAGGTTTAAACAGAGCTTTCGCAACATTAATAGCCGGTGCCTTAGGGGTTGGTGCAGTACACCTTGCTCGATTGTGTGGACACAAAGGAGAGCCTATTGTTCTTGGGATATTAGTGTTCTCACTAGGTGCAGCTGCGACATTTTCGCGGTTTTTTCCAAGGATTAAACAGAGATATGACTATGGTGCCTTGATATTCATACTTACATTTAGCATGGTTGCTGTTTCGGGGTACCGTACAGATGAAATATTGGTTATTGCATATCAAAGACTATCGACTATTCTCATTGGTGGAACAATATGCATTCTTGTGTCGATCTTCGTTTTTCCGGTATGGGCAGGCGAAGATCTTCACAAGATGGTTGCTAACAACATTATCAAACTCGCTAACTCCTTAGAAG GTTTCGAGGGTGAATATTTTCCATCATCGGAGAAGACTTCAAAGGGGACAAACTCGAGCGTCCGAGAATACAAAAGCATTCTAACATCAAAAAGCACTGAAGATActtta gcGAATCTTGCGAGATGGGAACCAGGACATGGCCGATTCAGGTTACGCCATCCATGGACAAAGTACTTAAAGATCGCAGGACTCGTTCGCCAATGCGCCATTCATTTCGAAGTTCTCAATGGCTGTGTTCTCTCTGACGCTAAG GCACCGCAAGACTTCATAAGCAAGATTCAAGAGCCATGCTCGATTATTAGCAGAGAAGCTGGCGAAGCCCTAAAAGCCATAGCCAAATCTATCAAAACAATGAGCAGATACCATGTTTGTGTGAATACACACattaaaaactccaaaaatgCCATAGAAAACCTAAGGCTTGCACTCAAAGTTTCTTTCCCGGAGACAGATAAAGATCTCCTGGAGATCATTCCAGTAGTCACAATGGCGTCAACATTGATCGACATCGTGAGTTATGTCGAGAAGATCTCTGAGTCTGTGGACGAATTTTCAGTTCTGGCACACTTTAAAGAGAATCTGGATCCAAAATTATCGCCGGAGTTAGGACAACATCACCTACTTCACAAGGGAACTGTAAAGCCTGTTCTAGAGGGTGACAACGAGGAAGAATGCAATAACTCTCCTCATGTTGTTATCGCAGTCCATGATGAACAGCCACCAACAGTCAACGAGAATAATGTTAATTTGGGAGCAGAGAAGACGACAGTTGTTGTCGTGTAA
- the LOC106412258 gene encoding uncharacterized protein LOC106412258 yields MNTRLRYDPSHISRQTKPSDTPSSSPSRSHRRHPLLQRSLSSPSPTATCGGSTPAEFCGGTTASCAAVCCCCPCGLVNLLVLAVYKVPRGICRRALRIRRRKHLVKNRILPPLPANGRVFQNSEFAIHPVDSNDVSDEDDDDFLDLKYFGKSAAAGLTTDYETDEDDEAVLALEKEMWNRFYGAGFWRSPSQRESVSSPRGSKSFSL; encoded by the coding sequence ATGAATACAAGGTTACGTTACGATCCGAGCCACATCTCGAGGCAGACGAAACCGTCTGACACTCCATCGTCTTCTCCGTCACGTAGCCACCGGAGACACCCTCTCCTCCAGAGAAGCCTCTCCTCTCCTTCTCCGACAGCCACTTGCGGAGGATCCACACCCGCCGAGTTCTGCGGCGGTACGACGGCGAGTTGCGCCGCCGTGTGCTGCTGCTGTCCTTGCGGGCTCGTCAACCTCCTCGTCCTCGCGGTTTACAAAGTTCCTCGAGGTATCTGCCGTCGCGCGTTACGTATTCGCCGCCGTAAACACCTCGTCAAGAACAGGATCCTTCCGCCGCTTCCGGCCAACGGGAGAGTGTTCCAGAACTCGGAGTTCGCGATCCATCCGGTGGATAGCAACGACGTCTCCGACGAGGACGATGATGACTTCTTGGATCTTAAATACTTCGGAAAATCAGCGGCGGCGGGGCTCACGACGGACTATGAGACCGATGAGGACGATGAGGCGGTGTTGGCGTTGGAGAAAGAGATGTGGAACAGGTTTTACGGTGCAGGGTTCTGGAGAAGTCCGTCGCAGAGAGAATCTGTGTCTTCTCCGAGAGGTTCAAAGTCTTTTTCGTTATAG
- the LOC111215733 gene encoding digalactosyldiacylglycerol synthase 1, chloroplastic, translated as MAKEIQSQSPPSSTANGITFSSSSSSSPSLSMMLSSTNAFSLLSKGWREVRDSADADLQLMRKRANSVKNLASTFDREIENFLNNSAMSAFPVVSSSSSSSAFGNEIGIMKKLEPKISEFRRVYSAPEISRKVMERWGPAKAKLGMDLSAIKKAIVSEMDLDEREGVLEMRRRRDRDRFREFYAEGEGEGSFGDWKPIRSLKSRFKEFEKRSSLELLIGFKNSELVEKLKASFQSLYKETDEAKDVPPLDVPELLASLVRQSEPFLDQIGVRKDLCDRVVENLYKCKSQHLWRLPSSQASDLVENDNHVDDLDMRIASVLQSTGHHYDGGFWTDFLKPETPESKRHVAIVTTASLPWMTGTAVNPLFRAAYLAKSAKQSVTLVVPWLCESDQELVYPNNLTFSSPEEQESYIRTWLEERIGFKADFKISFYPGKFSKERRSIFPAGDTSQFIPSKDADIAILEEPEHLNWYHHGKRWTDKFNHVVGIVHTNYLEYIKREKHGAIQAFFVNHVNNWVTRAYCDKVLRLSGATQDLPKSVICNVHGVNPKFLMIGEKIAEERSRGEQAFSKGAYFLGKMVWAKGYRELIDLMAKHKSDLGGFNLDVYGNGEDAVEVQRAAQKLDLNLNFLKGRDHADDALHKYKVFINPSISDVLCTATAEALAMGKFVVCADHPSNEFFRSFPNCLTYKTSEDFVNKVKEAMSKEPLPLTPEQMYNLSWEAATQRFMEYSDLDKILNDGDGGKRMRKSRSVPSFNEVIDGGLAFTHYVLTGNDFLRLCSGATPKTKDYDMQHCKDLKLVPPQAHKPVYGW; from the exons ATGGCGAAAGAGATTCAATCTCAATCTCCTCCGTCGTCTACGGCCAACGGAAtcacgttttcttcttcttcttcctcctcgccGTCTCTGTCGATGATGTTATCCTCCACCAACGCGTTCTCGCTACTCTCGAAAGGGTGGAGGGAGGTGAGGGACTCCGCAGACGCGGATTTGCAGCTGATGCGGAAACGAGCGAACTCCGTTAAGAATCTAGCGTCGACGTTCGACCGCGAGATCGAGAATTTCCTGAATAACTCGGCGATGTCTGCGTTTCCCGTCGTGTCGtcttcgtcgtcgtcgtcggcGTTTGGCAATGAGATTGGGATCATGAAGAAGCTTGAGCCGAAGATATCGGAGTTCCGCAGGGTTTACTCGGCGCCGGAGATTAGCCGGAAGGTGATGGAGAGGTGGGGGCCGGCGAAGGCGAAGCTGGGGATGGATTTGTCGGCGATTAAGAAGGCGATTGTGTCTGAGATGGATCTGGATGAGCGCGAAGGGGTTTTGGAGATGAGGAGACGGCGGGATAGGGATAGGTTTAGGGAGTTTTACGCTGAGGGAGAGGGAGAAGGTAGTTTTGGAGATTGGAAGCCGATTAGGTCTTTGAAGAGTAGGTTTAAAGAGTTTGAGAAACGGAGCTCGTTAGAGTTATTGATTGGATTCAAGAACAGTGAGCTTGTGGAGAAGCTCAAAGCCAGCTTT CAATCACTTTACAAAGAAACTGATGAGGCCAAG GATGTGCCACCACTGGATGTACCTGAACTTTTGGCTTCCTTGGTTAGGCAGTCCGAACCTTTCCTTGATCAGATTGGTGTAAGAAAGG ATTTGTGCGACCGCGTAGTAGAAAACCTTTATAAATGCAAGAGCCAGCACCTCTGGCGCCTGCCATCTTCACAAGCATctgatttagttgaaaatgATAACCATGTTGATGATTTGGATATGAGGATAGCCAGTGTTCTTCAGAGCACAGGACACCATTACGATGGTGGCTTTTGGACTGATTTTCTGAAGCCTGAGACGCCAGAAAGCAAAAGGCACGTGGCAATAGTTACAACAGCTAGTCTCCCGTGGATGACCGGAACAGCTGTAAATCCCCTGTTCCGGGCTGCCTATTTAGCAAAATCTGCAAAACAGAGTGTCACACTCGTGGTTCCTTGGCTCTgcgaatctgatcaagaactaGTTTACCCAAACAATCTCACCTTCAGTTCACCTGAAGAACAAGAGAGTTATATACGTACATGGTTGGAGGAAAGGATtggtttcaaggctgattttaaaATCTCGTTTTACCCGGGAAAG TTTTCGAAAGAAAGGCGCAGCATATTTCCTGCTGGTGACACTTCTCAATTCATACCGTCAAAAGATGCTGACATTGCTATTCTTGAAGAGCCTGAACATCTCAACTGGTATCACCACGGCAAGCGTTGGACTGATAAATTCAACCATGTTGTTGGAATTGTCCACACAAACTACTTAGAGTACATCAAAAGGGAGAAGCACGGTGCTATTCAAGCATTTTTTGTCAACCATGTAAACAATTGGGTCACACGAGCATATTGCGACAAG GTTCTTCGTCTCTCTGGAGCAACGCAAGATTTGCCAAAATCAGTTATATGCAATGTCCATGGTGTCAATCCCAAGTTCCTTATGATTGGGGAGAAAATTGCTGAAGAGAGGTCCCGTGGGGAACAAGCTTTCTCAAAAGGCGCATACTTCTTAGGAAAAATGGTGTGGGCTAAAGGATACAGAGAACTAATAGATCTGATGGCTAAACACAAAAGCGACCTCGGGGGCTTCAATTTAGATGTGTACGGAAACGGTGAGGATGCAGTCGAGGTCCAACGTGCAGCACAGAAACTAGATTTGAATCTCAATTTCCTCAAAGGAAGGGACCATGCTGACGATGCTCTTCATAA GTACAAAGTGTTCATAAACCCGAGCATCAGCGATGTTCTATGCACAGCGACAGCAGAAGCACTGGCCATGGGGAAGTTCGTGGTGTGTGCAGACCATCCTTCAAACGAGTTCTTCAGATCATTCCCAAACTGTCTAACTTACAAAACATCCGAAGACTTTGTGAACAAAGTGAAAGAAGCAATGTCGAAAGAGCCGTTACCGCTCACTCCTGAGCAGATGTACAATCTTTCTTGGGAAGCAGCCACACAGAGATTCATGGAGTATTCGGATCTGGATAAGATCTTAAACGATGGAGATGGAGGAAAAAGGATGAGAAAATCAAGATCGGTTCCGAGCTTTAACGAGGTGATCGATGGAGGACTGGCATTCACACACTATGTTCTCACAGGGAATGATTTCTTGAGACTATGCAGTGGAGCAACACCAAAAACAAAAGACTATGATATGCAACATTGCAAGGATCTGAAGCTTGTTCCACCTCAAGCTCACAAGCCAGTCTACGGCTGGTAG
- the LOC106415460 gene encoding fasciclin-like arabinogalactan protein 18: MGRCIYGCSAVTFFFLLVTASSLEPGHHNKTGSGQINSNSVLVALLDSRYTELAELVEKALLLQKLEDAVGRHNITIFAPRNEALERDLDPDFKRFLLQPGNLKSLQTLLLSHIIPTRVGSNQWPEENSVRVKHLTLGSDQVLHLSKAKGNGKRLVNSAVITRPDDLTRPDGLIHGIERLLIPRSVQEDFNRRRNLRSISAVLPEGAPEVDPRTNRLKKASAAAAVPAGSPPVLPIQSAMAPGPSLAPAPAPGPGGPRHHFNGEAQVKDFIHTLLHYGGYNEMADILVNLTSLATEMGRLVSEGYVLTVLAPNDEAMAKLTTDQLSEPGAPEQIVYYHIIPEYQTEESMYNSVRRFGKVNYETLRFPHKVAAKEADGSVKFGSGDRSAYLFDPDIYTDGRISVQGIDGVLFPEEEGTVKKQTSPVKKVVQPRRGKLLEVACRMLGAIGKDSYLSTC, encoded by the exons ATGGGTCGCTGCATCTATGGTTGCTCCGCTGTtactttcttcttcctcctcgtcACTGCATCGTCTCTCGAACCGGGCCACCACAACAAAACCGGGTCTGGTCAGATAAACTCAAACTCAGTCCTCGTCGCTCTCCTCGACTCTCGTTACACCGAGCTCGCGGAGCTCGTGGAGAAAGCTCTCCTCCTCCAGAAACTCGAAGACGCCGTGGGCCGTCACAATATTACCATTTTCGCCCCTCGCAACGAAGCTCTGGAGCGCGACCTCGACCCGGATTTCAAACGGTTCTTGCTCCAACCAGGTAACCTCAAATCCCTCCAGACGCTGCTCTTGTCACACATTATCCCCACCCGAGTCGGATCCAACCAATGGCCCGAGGAGAATTCGGTTCGGGTCAAGCACCTCACGCTAGGGAGCGACCAAGTGCTGCATTTGAGCAAAGCCAAAGGAAACGGGAAGAGGCTAGTGAACTCCGCCGTGATCACCCGACCCGATGATTTGACCCGACCCGACGGGTTGATCCACGGGATCGAACGGCTTTTAATCCCCCGCTCCGTCCAAGAAGATTTCAACCGGCGGCGAAACCTCCGATCGATCTCCGCCGTGTTACCGGAAGGAGCTCCGGAGGTCGACCCGAGAACAAACCGTCTCAAGAAAGCCTCCGCCGCCGCCGCGGTTCCCGCCGGATCTCCGCCGGTGCTCCCGATCCAATCCGCCATGGCTCCAGGTCCGTCGCTAGCTCCGGCACCGGCTCCGGGACCCGGAGGTCCACGTCACCACTTCAACGGCGAGGCTCAGGTCAAAGATTTCATCCACACGCTGTTGCATTACGGCGGGTACAACGAGATGGCGGATATTCTCGTGAATCTGACGTCGCTCGCGACGGAGATGGGACGATTGGTGTCGGAAGGTTACGTTCTCACGGTGTTGGCTCCGAACGACGAGGCCATGGCGAAGCTGACGACGGATCAGCTGAGCGAGCCCGGAGCTCCGGAGCAGATCGTGTATTACCACATTATACCGGAGTATCAGACGGAGGAGAGTATGTATAATTCGGTTAGGAGGTTTGGGAAGGTGAACTATGAAACGCTGCGTTTTCCTCATAAGGTTGCGGCGAAGGAAGCTGATGGTTCGGTTAAGTTCGGTTCTGGTGACCGGTCTGCGTACTTGTTTGATCCGGATATTTACACGGACGGTCGGATTTCGGTTCAAGGGATTGATGGTGTTTTGTTCCCTGAGGAGGAAGGGACTGTTAAGAAACAGACTAGTCCGGTTAAGAAAGTTGTTCAACCGAGAAGAG GGAAGTTGCTGGAAGTAGCATGTCGAATGCTTGGAGCTATTGGCAAAGACTCGTATTTAAGCACATGCTGA
- the LOC111216091 gene encoding uncharacterized protein LOC111216091 isoform X2 — MGRYSYSQPSSSEEYDIDITSLLQAEADLYSDEADSRDNIAEAVEYLPQPECDDGIPKTCYCGGEAVVETSYTSKDPGRRYFTCGNADDGDCHVWKWWDVAVMEELRDYQRQLREVKDQANESDEKLVKVEQIVGQLAKKKTGIANGYPLLVCVLLSVVFLLCMVIMFKWVAEKENVLTESMEELQEELQRMKMRLSDL; from the exons ATGGGACGATATAGCTACAGCCAGCCTTCATCATCAGAGGAGTATGATATAGATATAACTTCGCTTCTTCAAGCGGAAGCTGATCTCTACTCTGACGAAGCTGACAGTAGGGACAACATAGCTGAGGCGGTTGAGTACCTTCCTCAACCTGAGTGTGATGACGGAATCCCCAAGACCTGCTACTGTGGTGGTGAGGCAGTTGTTGAAACTTCTTACACAAGCAAAGATCCAGGGAGAAGGTACTTCACTTGCGGGAATGCGGATGATGGAGACTGCCATGTGTGGAAATGGTGGGATGTGGCGGTCATGGAGGAGTTGCGTGATTATCAGAGACAACTTAGGGAGGTAAAGGATCAAGCTAATGAGAGTGACGAGAAGCTGGTTAAGGTCGAGCAGATTGTGGGGCAGTTAGCTAAGAAGAAAACAGGGATTGCAAATGGCTATCCATTGCTTGTATGTGTGTTGCTTAGTGTAGTATTTCTACTATGTATGGTGATCATGTTCAAGTGGGTTGCAGAGAAGGAGAACGTGTTAACAGAGAGCATG GAAGAGCTTCAGGAAGAGCTTCAGAGGATGAAAATGCGACTGTCTGACCTTTAG